A genomic segment from Nitrospira sp. encodes:
- a CDS encoding NADH-ubiquinone oxidoreductase chain G, translated as MGLKPATNPDVEAATIELSIDGRTVTAKDGVSLYDVIASTGKIIPAMCYHYTFDPFGSCGMCLVMQEGKKAPVRSCTAKATAGMVIRTEGEDLFAARKKAVEKHLSVHPLDCPVCDADGHCELQDMAFQHGVTNLANAKQKFIPEDTRSLVLDFNMNRCIACAECINVCKDVLMIDALQFMKKGGFNQVVAKGDQPLSCEFCGDCLAVCPVGAITNKYSKYLYKPWQMKKTTTTCNYCGDGCQMHLETKDTEVVRVTSPLSWKNKWGDRAETAKGHGGLCVRGRFGFQYINSEQRLRQPLVRKGETLTETPWLDSMQILIDRLSEIHRKHGPESIAGLITARCTNEELYLFQKLMRAGFRTNQLDSSARYGHLNYVHAVRHAVGIGRPLNDWEDLTKAKAVLVIGSDITETNPLTSVRIKEAIRVYNAQVIVVDSANTNIAHLASHPLLVKPGTEALLIDGLVKSVIEQDLIDESVTARHPQAFAALKQALDQVSLDRVSAQTGISVGQIREAAAIFAEAPRAVTLCAEGIVRQPNGYQNVLKLIDLAWVTGKLSRPGCGVTTVTEEINEQGAVDMGVAPEFLPGQARFDDQGARERLGKAWDVTLPAAGSGASLLEILARIRNGQIKALYVIGENPLATLPASMDVKGTLEKLQLLIVQDPFLTETGRMAHIVLPAATYAEKDGTFTNLEGKVLRVRQALDPVGESLPDWHIMTALANGLGYDWPYESPQDVQNEIMKLLPGYYNLGQPRRVSPSADAYLSNGYAAEVANRYRGQSTVRPSNDQARPFTLLTGQVLYHSGKMSTWASGLINIEPNSGRLRMNPADLQRLGLNEQSTVRLTSQQGSVQLGVTADPDVLPGSCFFPEHFNEPPVKDLMAVEADATTGVPYFKSTHVSIEKVGA; from the coding sequence ATGGGGCTAAAGCCAGCCACGAATCCCGACGTCGAAGCCGCCACGATCGAACTGTCCATCGACGGGCGGACGGTGACGGCCAAAGACGGTGTTTCGCTCTATGACGTCATTGCCAGCACGGGCAAGATCATTCCCGCCATGTGCTACCACTATACCTTCGATCCCTTCGGATCCTGCGGCATGTGTCTGGTCATGCAGGAAGGGAAAAAGGCCCCGGTCCGGTCCTGCACCGCCAAAGCCACAGCGGGCATGGTCATCCGTACGGAGGGCGAGGATTTATTTGCGGCCAGGAAAAAAGCGGTCGAGAAGCACCTGTCCGTCCATCCGCTGGACTGCCCCGTCTGCGACGCCGACGGCCATTGCGAACTCCAGGACATGGCGTTTCAGCACGGTGTGACGAACCTCGCCAACGCCAAGCAAAAGTTCATCCCCGAAGACACTCGAAGCCTGGTGCTCGATTTCAACATGAATCGCTGCATCGCCTGCGCCGAGTGCATCAACGTCTGCAAAGACGTCTTGATGATCGACGCCTTGCAGTTCATGAAGAAGGGCGGCTTCAACCAGGTCGTCGCCAAGGGCGATCAACCGCTCTCTTGCGAATTCTGCGGCGATTGCCTGGCCGTGTGCCCCGTCGGCGCCATCACGAACAAGTATTCCAAATACCTCTACAAGCCGTGGCAGATGAAGAAAACCACGACTACCTGCAACTATTGCGGTGACGGTTGCCAGATGCATCTCGAAACCAAAGACACCGAAGTGGTTCGCGTCACCTCACCGCTGTCCTGGAAGAATAAATGGGGCGACCGGGCGGAAACCGCCAAGGGGCATGGCGGGCTTTGTGTTCGAGGGCGGTTCGGCTTTCAATATATCAACAGTGAGCAACGACTTCGACAGCCTCTTGTCCGAAAGGGCGAGACGTTGACAGAAACGCCCTGGCTCGACAGCATGCAGATCCTGATCGATCGGCTGTCAGAAATCCATCGCAAACACGGGCCGGAATCGATCGCCGGGCTCATCACTGCCCGTTGCACCAACGAAGAACTCTACCTGTTCCAAAAGCTCATGCGCGCCGGGTTCAGGACCAATCAACTCGACAGCAGCGCCCGTTACGGCCATCTGAATTACGTCCATGCCGTGCGTCATGCCGTCGGCATCGGCCGGCCGCTCAATGATTGGGAAGACCTGACAAAAGCCAAAGCTGTGCTCGTGATCGGCTCCGACATCACGGAAACCAATCCGTTGACCTCCGTCCGTATCAAGGAAGCGATCCGGGTGTACAACGCCCAGGTCATCGTCGTGGATTCGGCGAATACCAACATCGCACACCTCGCCTCGCATCCGTTGTTGGTGAAACCGGGCACCGAAGCACTGCTGATCGACGGACTTGTCAAATCGGTGATCGAGCAAGACTTGATCGATGAGAGCGTCACGGCACGACATCCGCAAGCATTCGCTGCGCTGAAGCAGGCATTGGACCAGGTGTCGCTGGACCGGGTCTCCGCACAGACCGGTATTTCTGTCGGACAGATTCGAGAAGCGGCGGCCATCTTCGCGGAAGCACCACGCGCGGTGACGTTGTGCGCGGAAGGTATCGTCCGCCAGCCGAACGGGTACCAGAATGTCCTCAAGCTCATCGACCTCGCTTGGGTGACCGGCAAACTGAGCCGGCCGGGGTGCGGCGTCACGACGGTGACCGAAGAAATCAACGAACAGGGCGCGGTCGACATGGGTGTGGCGCCGGAGTTCCTTCCCGGCCAGGCGCGTTTCGACGACCAGGGCGCAAGAGAACGGCTCGGCAAGGCCTGGGACGTGACCCTGCCGGCCGCCGGCAGCGGGGCCAGTCTCCTGGAGATTCTGGCACGTATACGAAACGGCCAAATCAAGGCCCTCTACGTGATCGGGGAAAACCCCTTGGCGACCCTGCCAGCTTCCATGGACGTGAAGGGCACGCTTGAAAAATTACAGCTTCTGATCGTCCAAGATCCCTTCTTGACCGAAACGGGCCGGATGGCGCACATCGTCCTCCCGGCTGCGACCTATGCCGAGAAAGACGGTACCTTCACCAACCTCGAAGGCAAAGTCCTGCGCGTGCGTCAGGCGCTCGACCCGGTCGGTGAGAGCCTGCCGGATTGGCATATTATGACCGCGTTGGCCAACGGCCTCGGATACGACTGGCCCTATGAATCCCCGCAAGACGTCCAGAACGAAATCATGAAACTGCTCCCGGGCTATTACAATCTCGGTCAGCCGCGTCGCGTCTCGCCGTCGGCGGACGCCTATCTGTCCAACGGATATGCCGCCGAGGTGGCGAATCGGTATCGAGGCCAGTCAACAGTTCGTCCATCGAACGATCAGGCGCGGCCCTTTACCCTGCTGACCGGACAGGTGCTCTATCATTCCGGGAAAATGTCTACGTGGGCCTCGGGCCTGATCAACATCGAACCGAACAGCGGGCGTTTGCGGATGAACCCCGCCGACTTGCAGCGACTCGGGCTGAACGAACAATCCACCGTTCGCCTGACGTCCCAACAGGGCTCCGTGCAGTTGGGTGTGACTGCGGATCCCGACGTTCTGCCCGGGTCTTGTTTCTTCCCGGAACATTTCAACGAGCCGCCGGTAAAAGATTTGATGGCCGTGGAGGCCGATGCAACGACGGGGGTGCCGTACTTCAAGTCCACGCACGTGAGCATTGAAAAGGTCGGTGCGTAA
- a CDS encoding NADH-ubiquinone oxidoreductase chain J, with protein sequence MAFVFFVYFAVVSIVAGILTVALKNPVQCGLALLALLLHVSGLFILLNAEFLWAVQVIVYAGAILVLYLFVLMLLNLKTDDRYFHAKTPYLLAPAAIGLLYLIFLLARSPFGGAKGDAPAAAILQHGDAHAIGLKMFSEYLLQFEIIGMFLTAAIVGAIVLAKTPTLVKRNTDR encoded by the coding sequence ATGGCCTTCGTGTTTTTCGTGTATTTCGCAGTGGTAAGTATTGTCGCCGGCATTCTGACCGTGGCGTTGAAGAACCCGGTGCAGTGCGGTTTGGCGCTCTTGGCCCTGCTCCTCCACGTCTCGGGCCTGTTCATCTTGCTGAACGCCGAGTTCCTGTGGGCGGTCCAAGTGATCGTCTACGCCGGAGCCATCTTGGTCCTATATCTGTTCGTCCTCATGCTGTTGAACCTCAAGACGGACGACCGCTATTTCCACGCCAAAACGCCCTATCTGCTTGCGCCTGCGGCGATAGGATTGTTGTATCTCATCTTTCTGCTGGCGCGGTCGCCGTTCGGTGGCGCAAAGGGCGATGCGCCTGCGGCAGCGATCCTGCAACATGGAGACGCGCACGCCATCGGGCTCAAGATGTTCAGCGAGTACTTGCTCCAGTTCGAGATAATAGGAATGTTTCTGACGGCGGCAATCGTCGGCGCTATTGTTCTGGCCAAAACCCCAACCCTCGTCAAACGGAACACCGATCGTTAG
- a CDS encoding small multidrug resistance family (SMR) protein: MAWVYLVAAGIFEIGWAVALKYTEGFSRLWPTALFAVSMLLSVWLLAVALKTIPVGTGYAIWTGIGAAGTAIFGVILFGESRDGWRVFGIVLIIMGIVSLKLSSS, encoded by the coding sequence ATGGCTTGGGTCTATTTAGTAGCGGCCGGCATTTTTGAAATCGGGTGGGCCGTTGCTTTGAAGTACACGGAGGGGTTTTCACGCCTGTGGCCGACCGCCCTGTTCGCCGTGTCGATGCTGTTAAGCGTGTGGTTGCTGGCGGTGGCGCTGAAAACCATTCCTGTGGGAACCGGGTATGCGATTTGGACCGGAATCGGTGCCGCTGGCACCGCGATTTTTGGTGTGATCCTGTTCGGGGAATCACGGGACGGATGGAGGGTTTTCGGCATCGTGTTGATCATTATGGGAATCGTGTCTCTGAAGCTTTCGAGCTCGTAA
- a CDS encoding NADH-ubiquinone oxidoreductase chain I: MSVGDLTKKILQAALFYEIWDAMKVTFKHMFHKPITFQYPREQRTIPDGHRGALGLLRYDDGRERCVGCDLCEAACPSRCIKVISHEDADRPLQRYATEFYIDITKCVFCGYCVEACPVNALAMTKMYEYSTHDKRTLLFDKKRLYEIGERHLADAKKYLYAHNQEKNSNESREYRYYFPQSVLKPTQSQPKHLS, encoded by the coding sequence ATGAGTGTCGGAGATTTGACCAAAAAAATTCTGCAAGCGGCGTTGTTCTATGAAATCTGGGACGCCATGAAGGTTACCTTCAAGCACATGTTCCACAAACCCATCACGTTTCAATATCCGCGCGAACAGCGGACCATTCCGGACGGTCATCGCGGTGCGCTCGGCCTGCTCCGCTACGACGACGGACGGGAACGTTGCGTGGGCTGTGATCTGTGCGAGGCGGCCTGCCCATCTCGATGCATCAAGGTCATCAGCCACGAAGACGCCGACCGTCCCCTGCAGCGTTATGCCACGGAATTTTATATCGACATTACCAAATGCGTGTTTTGCGGTTACTGCGTGGAAGCCTGCCCCGTTAACGCGTTGGCGATGACCAAGATGTACGAATACTCCACCCACGACAAACGCACCCTCCTGTTCGACAAAAAACGTCTCTACGAGATCGGCGAACGCCATCTCGCGGACGCCAAAAAATATCTGTATGCCCATAACCAGGAAAAAAATTCGAACGAGAGCCGGGAGTACCGTTATTACTTTCCGCAGTCGGTTCTCAAACCTACACAGTCACAACCCAAACACTTGAGCTGA
- a CDS encoding NADH-ubiquinone oxidoreductase chain K: MIPLSAYVTVSVILFVTGLLGVLIRRNFIIVLMSVEIMLNAANINLVAFSHYLESMQGQIVALFSIAIAAGEAAIGLAIIIVVFRGKISTNVDEMNLLKW, from the coding sequence ATGATTCCTCTTTCTGCATATGTCACCGTGAGCGTGATTCTCTTCGTGACGGGGTTGCTCGGGGTGTTGATCCGACGCAATTTCATCATCGTGTTGATGTCCGTCGAGATCATGCTGAACGCCGCCAACATCAACCTGGTCGCCTTCTCCCATTATCTCGAATCCATGCAGGGCCAGATCGTGGCCCTGTTCAGCATCGCCATCGCGGCAGGCGAAGCGGCGATCGGACTGGCCATCATCATCGTCGTCTTCCGCGGCAAGATCTCGACCAACGTGGATGAAATGAACCTGTTGAAGTGGTAA